In the Natrinema sp. CBA1119 genome, TGCTATCGTGGCAACAAGGAATCGCCACGCCCTCCCCAGCCGATTCGCTCGTTCGCAGGACTCACTCGCTCATCCCTCGCACGGAGTCGTCGCTCGCCCTCGTTATCACTCGGACGACCTGCTCACGGATCGCTTCGCTCTCCGTTCGCTTTCGAGGCGCTCCCGCTGGTCGCGCCTCGCTGACAGCGCGCGCCACCGCATGTCGGTTGATCGGTCAGGCAGAGACGTTGATTTCCCAATGAGTCGGTCTGCTGTTCGTCGGACGACCGGCACAGACACAGTGTGAACTGGCAAACGTATCCGGATCAGTGCCACCGAATCGGGGACCACGTTCTTGCCAGTCGACTGCATACAGCGTCACATGGACGAAATATCCCTCGGCGTGCCGGAACCGATCCTCGAGCGACTGCCGGAAGACGACGAGAGCGCGGCCGCGGACATGCAGAAGGCCGTTGCGGGCTGGGAAGAGCAACTCAACCGGGTCATCGCGGAGGACGACGACGAGCGTGAGGCCGCCGGCAAAGTGCTCGAGGCGATCGACCGCTTCGAGGAGCGCTACGAGACGTACGACGCGTTCGTCCCCGAACTGCGAGCGTGGGGGCAGTCGCCGATCTACGCGATCGCGTGGCGGACGCTGTACGCCGACGTGATCGCCCAGCTGCACGAGCACGACGAACTCGGCGACCACCTCGATCGGGAGCGAAACGCGCGATTGGTGGCGGACGGCATTCGGTTACAGGATCTGTGACGGCCGGCGGCGAGGCCGCCGATCGATCCGCCAGAAGCGACATCTATCAGTTTGGTATATAGTGGTATATCCCCCTATTGTCGCCTAATACCGTCCAGACACCAGCTTCTCCTCCCTTCACCAATATAAACAAAATATATCTTATAGTAACGATTTTGAGGCTGTATTCGAGAGTGAACCGTGTGTCGACGACCGACTCGACGACACCGGACGGGACGGACGCGATCGACCTGACCACCCGCGTGCGCCGTCGGCTCCTGCCGGCGCTTCACCGAGTCAAGGAGCCCTTGGGCGGCTACGCCATCTGTCGGCAACATCCCGAGGAGTACGTCGGTATCGTCAAGCGCGGGCTGGACGCGGTCCGATCGATCCTCGAGGAACTGACGTTCGAACCGGAGCCGATCGCCTCCCTGAAGGTCCACGACGACGGGCGACGCTCGGCGGGGAGCTGGGTCCGGCGCGAGTCGACGTTGGCACCGTGGCAACTGCACGTCACGCTGTTTCGAACCGGCGAGGGAACCGTCGAGGTGTTCGCCCATCGCGAGTACTCGTGGCTGCGCCACCCGTACAAACACTATACGCAGGCGGGGTGGGACGGCCGCGGCGGCGTCGAACGGATGCGGGCGATGCTCTCGACCCACGGCGTCCCGTTCCGAATCGAATAGCGGGCGATGAACTGGGGTACCAACAGACCGACTCGACAGCGGGACGGATCGGTCGCCGTCGCCCACGCCACGGCCAGCGTCTCCCCAGCCACGGCCGGCGCACACCCATCCCAAGCGTTGAAATTCCGGGCCAGACTAGAGGGAGTATGGAGTTCGCTGTCTCTCGGTCGGGGACGACGCTCGTGACGCTACACGGCGGATCCGATACCACCGCCTGCGACGAGGCAACGTCGACGCTCGCCGATACCCTCGAGTCTCTCGCGGCCGCGGGGACGATCACGGACTGGGAAATCGCCGACGCGGACGTGTACGAACATCCGAACGCCCCGTTCGACCCGTACACGATCACCCTCAAGTTTTCGGTGACGGTCACCGTCGAGGCCGACGACGCCGACGCGGCGAGCGAGCGCGGCGCGAGGGCCATCGACGACGCGCTCGCGAACGCCGACATCGGGTCGGTTACGTACACGTCGTCGCCGTCGACCTCGGCCGCCTGATCGGACCCACCGCCCGCACTTATGGCGTCCGAACACGAGTATGTGGTATGGACATCGATCTCCGATTTTTCGCCACCTTTCGGGAAGCCGTCGGCGCGAAAGAGCGAACGCGAACCGTCGACGACAACGCGACCGTCGGCGACGTGCTCACCGACCTCGAGACCGAGTACGACGGCCTCGAGGGGCAGTTACTCGAGGACGGAGCGATCCGGCCGCAGTTGAGCGTGCTGAAAAACGGCCGCAACGTGGTGCACATGGCGGGAGTGGACACGTCGCTGGAAGCGGGCGACGTGGTGTCGGTGTTTCCGCCGGTCGCCGGCGGGTAACAGCGTGGAGACCCTCAGGGGAGGCTGAGAGCACCCCTACACTTTTTTATCAGAGTAGTAAGAGTATCGCGTATGCTCGATGTCGTCGCCGAACTGCTACTCGAGTTAGGGTTCGACCGATTCGTCGGTAGCGGCGACGACCGGACGACGGCCCAGCAGTGCTGTCTCTTCGTCGGCGTCGTGGTCGTCCTACTCGCGGTCGCCCTCGCGGTCACCGGCGGCCCGTGGTACGGACTCGCCGCGGCTCTCGTCGGCGTCGCACTGATCGTCTACGGACGGTGAGCCGCCGGTCATTCGTGCGAAGCGCTGGCGAGAATCACGGCGTCCGCGGGCAATTTCGAGAACGCTTTACGCCTCGTTCGCCTCGAGACGACCGTGACGGAAATCGACGGTAGCGCCCCTGATCGCGGTTCCAGTTCCGGCCCTGGCCGCAGCGAATCCGCTGCCCGGTCGTCGGACGGGCGAGCCGAGGAGACGCGGATCACCGCAGACGACGAGAGCGAGGCCGTGACGTTCGATCGGGAGGGGGTCCGCGCCGGCTTTCTCACCTGTCTCCCGGTCGCGATCGGCGTCGGCGGCTACGGGATCGCGTTCGGGATGCTCGCCCGCCGGGCCGGGCTGAGCGTCGCGGAAGCGACGCTGATGAGCGCGACCGTGCTCGCCGGTGCCGCCCAGATCGTCGCCGTCGAACTCTGGGCGGAGCCGATCCCGGTCGCGACGATCGTCCTCGCGACGCTCGCAGTCAACCTGCGCTACTCGCTGATGGGCGCGGCGCTGGGACCGTGGCTCGAGCGACTCTCGGCAGGCCGAAGCTACGGGAGCCTCCTGGTCATGGCCGACGAGAACTGGGCGCTGACGATGCGCGAACTCAAATCCGGCAGCGGTCGCGGCGCGTTCCTGCTGGGGACGGGCATCGCGATGTGGGTCTTCTGGGTTGGGGCGACGATCGTCGGCGCGGCCGCCGGCGGCGCGATCGGTGATCCGACGCGGTACGGCATCGACTTCGTCCTCGCGGCGGTCTTCGTCGCGCTCGCGGCCGAACTCTGGGAGGGGCGCTCGACGCTTGTGCCGTGGCTCGTCGCGCTCGCGACCGCCGTCCTCGCCGCGGAACTCGTTCCGGGCCAGTGGTATATCCTGCTCGGCGGCTTCGCGGCTGCCGCGGTGGAGGTGGTCCGCTATGATCGGTGAGGGAGCGTTCGCGCTCGACCCCCTCATCGTCGGGACCATCCTCGCGATGGCACTCGTGACCGCCGTTACGAAAGTCGGTGGCTTCTGGCTCCTGCGGCGGATCGACGTGAGCGAGCGACTCGAGGCCGGGCTCTCGGTCCTGCCGGGCGCGATCGTGATCGCGATCCTCGGACCGGAGCTGGCGGCCGGCGGGCCGGCGGAGTGGGGCGCGGCCGGCGTCGTCCTGCTGGTTATGTGGCGAACGGAGAGCATCCTGCTATCGCTGTGTGGCGGCGTCGGAGCCGTCGTGTTGTTTCGCACACTCATCTGACGGGTCCGCTCTCCCGGTACCGCCGAACGCGATTTTATCCGTTCGGCGGTCGAATCACGGGTATGGTAACGCATGTCGAGCGCTCCTTTCGCGGCATCTCCGAACGGCTCGTGATCCGGTATCTGACGAATCTCGGCGGCGAGCAGGTCGCCGAGGACACCGTCGCGGGCGACGACTGGACGGCAACGTTCTCGTCGGAGACAGTCGGCATCGGCCCCTCGTTACAACTGACCGAGGTGACGATCGTCTTCGAGGGCGACGACGACACCCTCGAACCGCTCGTCGAGCGGTTCGCACAGAAGGCGATGCGCGCGGGTGGGTGAATGGCGGGCGAACCGATCGAGGGACAGGTACTCCTCCTCACCGCCGCCAAGGCGAGCGTTCCGGGTACCCGACTACCCGACCTGATCGAGCGCGCGCAGGTCGCGCTGGGACCGAGCCTCGAGCGCTACCGCCGGGAGTACGAACGGCTGTACGCGGGCGACGACCTCGAGATTTTTCTCGTCGACTGGGGCCACTGGGAGGAGATCGGCGACGAGATCGACGTGACCGACCGCGAACTGTCCGCCATCCGCCGGGCACACGAGGAGCAGTTGCTGCGGATCGGTCGGCGAACGGACCGCGAGGACGAGTTCGAGACGGCCCTCGAGATCCGAGAGCCGGTCGTCATCGGGGCGAACGAGGGTGAAACCACCGGCGACACCGACGGCGAACACACCGACGACATCGACGGCGAACACGAGTCGCCGAGCCGATAGGACGCGACGCCGGACGGCTCTCACCGCCGCCGACGCATCGGCGACGCCCCTCGCTGTCGATGGCAACTATAAAGATCACGTTGCACCTTTGGCAAACTACTGAGACGATGGCTATCGACCAGGAGACCGAGATGACGGACGCGGAGATCGACGACTTCCTCAGTCGTCGGGAGACCGGGGTGTTGTCGCTCGCACGGACGGACGAACCCTATGCGATCCCTATCTCGTATGGCTACGACGACGGCGAGCGGGAATTTTACATGCGAATGGTGTCGACGCCCGACAGCGAGAAGCGGCAGTTCCTCGAGTCCGCGCCGGAAGCGCGACTCGTCGTCTACGACGAAGCGGATTCGACCTACCGGAGCGTCATCGCCACGGGGAGCCTCGAGAGCATCGAGCCGTCGAAGCTGACGCCGGAGGAAATCGCCCAGTACGGGAACGCGAAGCGGCCGCTATTCGAAATCTGGGCGGAGGGGAAGGACGCGCTAAATATCGAACTCTACCGGCTCACGCCGACGACGCTCAACGGGCGGCGGACGGAAGTCGATCGCGAGGAGTGAGAACGGAGTCGAGTCGACGCCATCGATAACGCAGGGCGTGCGTTCAGTTCGTCTGCTGTTCTGCGATGAAGTCCGCGTCCGTGACCGACGCCGCACAGACCGGACAGCCGTGTGTGAGCGTGGCCTCGCGCATCGATTCGTTGACTTCGATCTCCTGCCCGCACTCCGGGCACGTGAACTCGTATCTACTCATATCGGGGGGCAAGTCGGTGAGCCGTCGATTGTCTACCGTCTAGCAGTGGAGGCAGTATATATAGGGTTGCGGTTCGATGCCATCGGCCCGTAGGACCCGATACGTTCATGGGGCTCGAGTCGACGGCGGCCGCCACAGTCCGCTCATCCTCGATCGTCGACTCCCCGGATCGCGGTCGGTCACTCATGATCCAAAATTGCGTCCAGGAGCTTCGTCTGGGCCGCCGCGAGGTGTTCGGTGAACGTCGTCCCGGTGATCCCGAGTTCCGCGGCGACCTCGCCGGCGTTGGCCCGTTTGGGGTGTTCGAAGTAGCCCATCCGGTGGGCCGTCTCCAGCACCTCGGTCTGGCGGTCGGTCAGCATGCTCCGGTCGACGAAGACGAGGTTTCGTTCGTCGTGGTCCTGCTGGGACTGCAGTAGCCGCTGGACGTCGAGATTCGCGTAGCGCTCGCGCAGCTCGCCGATGACGGCCTGCAGTCCGTGCATATCCGGCGCGTGAAAGGTCAGATACAGCGACGCACCCCGCGTTCGGATGTCGACCACCGGACAGTCGTGTCGCTCGATACACTCGCGGGGGCAGCCACGGCCGAGTGTGCGTTCAAAGCGGTAGACCGTGCTCGAGCCGTACGAAAAGATCGGCGAGAGGTCCGCGTCGACATCGAACTCGTCGGGATAGGACTCCGCCTCGAGCATGAACTCCTCGATCACGCGCTCGGGCGCGGCGGGGTTGGTGCTCCGCGAGACGGAGTGGACCCGACCGCCCGTCTCGGCGGAGGCCTGCGCGACGACGCAGTCGGGCGGGTCGTCGATCTTTACCTCTGCGCGTATCCCCGAAGCCATCAGTCACTGCTGGGGGTGCCGGCCTCCTAAACCCACCGCCCACGGCCTGCGAGGTACGCCAAAAATGGTGCTCACGGTGTGCAATAAGAGACGATTTGGGATGTGAGGTCGGCCCGTGTGCCATCCGAAAAGACGCTCGATACCGGTTCGAACCGGTGGTTTTCGCCACCGCATATAAAGCACCCTGTATTTAGTGGGACTCATTTGGAGGTGACGGGGCCAGTACTATGGTGTATAACAGATGTCCACGACGAACTCCACTATTCGAAACCGAGGGGGGCAAAACGACGACGCCGTC is a window encoding:
- a CDS encoding ubiquitin-like small modifier protein 1, which produces MDIDLRFFATFREAVGAKERTRTVDDNATVGDVLTDLETEYDGLEGQLLEDGAIRPQLSVLKNGRNVVHMAGVDTSLEAGDVVSVFPPVAGG
- a CDS encoding AzlC family ABC transporter permease, with product MTEIDGSAPDRGSSSGPGRSESAARSSDGRAEETRITADDESEAVTFDREGVRAGFLTCLPVAIGVGGYGIAFGMLARRAGLSVAEATLMSATVLAGAAQIVAVELWAEPIPVATIVLATLAVNLRYSLMGAALGPWLERLSAGRSYGSLLVMADENWALTMRELKSGSGRGAFLLGTGIAMWVFWVGATIVGAAAGGAIGDPTRYGIDFVLAAVFVALAAELWEGRSTLVPWLVALATAVLAAELVPGQWYILLGGFAAAAVEVVRYDR
- a CDS encoding AzlD family protein; this translates as MIGEGAFALDPLIVGTILAMALVTAVTKVGGFWLLRRIDVSERLEAGLSVLPGAIVIAILGPELAAGGPAEWGAAGVVLLVMWRTESILLSLCGGVGAVVLFRTLI
- a CDS encoding pyridoxamine 5'-phosphate oxidase family protein yields the protein MAIDQETEMTDAEIDDFLSRRETGVLSLARTDEPYAIPISYGYDDGEREFYMRMVSTPDSEKRQFLESAPEARLVVYDEADSTYRSVIATGSLESIEPSKLTPEEIAQYGNAKRPLFEIWAEGKDALNIELYRLTPTTLNGRRTEVDREE
- a CDS encoding FmdB family zinc ribbon protein, coding for MSRYEFTCPECGQEIEVNESMREATLTHGCPVCAASVTDADFIAEQQTN
- a CDS encoding helix-turn-helix domain-containing protein; its protein translation is MASGIRAEVKIDDPPDCVVAQASAETGGRVHSVSRSTNPAAPERVIEEFMLEAESYPDEFDVDADLSPIFSYGSSTVYRFERTLGRGCPRECIERHDCPVVDIRTRGASLYLTFHAPDMHGLQAVIGELRERYANLDVQRLLQSQQDHDERNLVFVDRSMLTDRQTEVLETAHRMGYFEHPKRANAGEVAAELGITGTTFTEHLAAAQTKLLDAILDHE